TCGACGCGCCGCCCGCGGCGGGGTCCGAGAGCTCGGTCTCCGGTGTCGAGGGCCTGCCGGTCGGTTCGGCGCTGCTGGTCGTCAAACGCGGTCCGAACGCCGGTTCGCGGTTCCTGCTGGACCAGCCGACCACCTCGGCCGGCCGCCACCCCGACAGCGACATCTTCCTGGATGACGTCACCGTCAGCCGTCGGCATGCCGAGTTCCGGCTCGAGAGCGGTGAGTTCCAGGTGGTCGACGTCGGCAGCCTCAACGGCACCTACGTCAATCGCGAGCCGGTGGATTCCGCGGTGCTGGCCAACGGCGACGAGGTGCAGATCGGCAAGTTCCGCCTGGTGTTCCTGACCGGGCCCAGCACCGACGAGAACGGCCCGAGCAGCTAGGTGGCCGATGAGCGCCCGCGCGACGAGTAAATGAGCCAACCCGACAGCCCCGCACTCACCGGGATGTCGATCGGAGCGGTCCTGGATCTGCTGCGAC
Above is a window of Mycolicibacterium baixiangningiae DNA encoding:
- the garA gene encoding glycogen accumulation regulator GarA, which gives rise to MTEKDINSGGDQTSEEVTVETTSVFRADFLNELDAPPAAGSESSVSGVEGLPVGSALLVVKRGPNAGSRFLLDQPTTSAGRHPDSDIFLDDVTVSRRHAEFRLESGEFQVVDVGSLNGTYVNREPVDSAVLANGDEVQIGKFRLVFLTGPSTDENGPSS